A genomic region of Alicyclobacillus sp. SO9 contains the following coding sequences:
- a CDS encoding ABC transporter permease encodes MWQVAKATIVRNHISNQRAYPWTFSLGHIVGGIYLVLVSFFSYHYLIHGQLNARFAKYAGSHDYLSFAIIGGLLGTLSISMLMNVSRALITELREGTLEVLLLSPARKSGYFLGTTIQQMYRIGLEFIPVMILGLFLGLRLTHANWMSVFPALLLYLFACFAMALVLGAVMVSTRDTYIVQNTLFAMTALVCGFQFPTQYLPAPLQWLGQIFPLTQSLQLLRDSVLSGTSIWDAWQQVTDVISLCIIYSLVGIIAIKHVLRHVFERSIA; translated from the coding sequence ATGTGGCAAGTGGCGAAAGCAACCATCGTTCGCAATCATATTTCAAACCAGCGTGCCTACCCATGGACTTTCTCGCTGGGACATATCGTCGGCGGTATCTATCTGGTGTTAGTGTCCTTCTTCTCTTATCACTACCTCATTCATGGTCAGTTGAACGCACGATTTGCAAAATACGCCGGCAGTCATGACTATCTGAGCTTTGCCATCATCGGCGGACTTCTAGGTACGCTCTCCATTTCCATGTTGATGAATGTATCAAGAGCGCTCATTACCGAATTGCGCGAAGGAACATTGGAAGTTCTCTTACTTTCGCCAGCGCGCAAATCAGGGTATTTTCTCGGTACCACCATTCAGCAAATGTATCGGATTGGCTTAGAGTTTATTCCCGTCATGATACTCGGACTATTCTTGGGGCTAAGACTGACACACGCCAACTGGATGTCCGTCTTCCCTGCCCTGCTTCTCTACCTATTTGCCTGTTTTGCTATGGCACTTGTCCTCGGTGCCGTCATGGTGTCAACTCGGGACACCTACATCGTCCAAAATACGCTGTTTGCGATGACAGCACTGGTCTGCGGCTTTCAATTTCCGACTCAATACTTACCGGCGCCACTACAGTGGCTTGGTCAAATCTTCCCCCTTACCCAATCACTACAATTACTACGAGACAGCGTTCTTTCCGGCACTTCTATCTGGGACGCATGGCAGCAAGTGACGGACGTCATCAGTTTATGTATCATTTACAGCCTTGTCGGCATCATCGCTATCAAGCATGTCCTGAGGCACGTGTTTGAACGCAGTATTGCTTAG
- a CDS encoding SDR family NAD(P)-dependent oxidoreductase encodes MKALVTGANKGIGFEIARNLGKRGYDILVGARDEARGPAAVEKLAAEGISAAFIKIDLNDLASLHTAAKMIDSLDILVNNAGIPDSLKPGRAALDITKHTFDYTTEDLRTTMETNFLGTHELTKNLLSRLTDTGKIVNITVPISPTEFWHPLAYITSKAALNVMTLTYAYEFEKMGSHRQIFGIMPGAVATDLNGMEAGAHSGFVKSLEAAGRMCTDIILSDKNQNGQMIQYDGKTVTDYEIQLRG; translated from the coding sequence ATGAAAGCACTCGTCACAGGCGCAAATAAAGGAATCGGTTTTGAAATCGCTCGCAATCTTGGAAAACGTGGCTATGACATTCTCGTCGGGGCGCGTGATGAAGCCCGTGGTCCAGCAGCAGTGGAGAAACTTGCCGCAGAAGGGATATCAGCGGCGTTCATCAAGATTGATTTGAATGATCTCGCTAGCCTACACACAGCGGCTAAAATGATTGATTCCCTCGATATATTGGTCAATAATGCTGGAATCCCTGATAGTCTCAAGCCTGGACGCGCGGCGCTTGATATCACCAAGCACACATTTGACTATACAACTGAGGATCTACGCACCACGATGGAAACGAATTTTCTCGGCACACACGAACTCACCAAGAATCTGCTGTCACGTCTGACAGACACCGGGAAAATCGTCAACATCACCGTTCCGATTTCACCGACCGAGTTTTGGCACCCGCTCGCTTACATCACGAGCAAAGCCGCACTCAACGTGATGACGCTGACTTACGCTTACGAATTTGAAAAAATGGGCAGCCACCGCCAGATTTTCGGCATCATGCCTGGTGCTGTAGCGACCGACTTGAACGGAATGGAAGCTGGTGCACACAGCGGCTTCGTCAAATCACTCGAAGCCGCAGGTCGGATGTGTACCGACATTATCCTGTCTGACAAGAATCAAAACGGGCAAATGATTCAGTACGATGGAAAGACTGTCACAGATTATGAGATTCAACTGAGAGGCTAG
- a CDS encoding ABC transporter permease — translation MSQFWQAFKAEVRKQHHDSFGSRAVFFSLLFWPVLGFLSSYYAMKPYRIGKGSVLSHVIPGGNIVLFLLSGFLVFQLFWTVVQSAWTFAQERQMGTLEIIFLTPASKMAFLLGRSAYGLFSGMWMFAAFSTLTFIFIANLAHIAPGYLLLSILLSLFSALVWGAFLSAISLFSRDSGFVYYAFGEPMNLFGGVRIPPSVFPIWAKGLALLFPVTYSLFLIRSAINGTITANWWIVMAALLLINAGLIWGTKLLLKRAEQYARKQGNWTMF, via the coding sequence ATGTCGCAATTCTGGCAGGCATTCAAGGCTGAAGTGAGAAAGCAACACCATGATTCGTTTGGCAGTCGGGCAGTGTTTTTCTCATTGCTTTTTTGGCCCGTACTTGGGTTCTTGTCCTCATACTATGCCATGAAACCCTATCGTATTGGTAAGGGGTCTGTCCTCAGTCACGTCATACCAGGGGGCAACATCGTACTGTTTTTATTGAGCGGATTCCTCGTGTTTCAGCTGTTTTGGACCGTCGTCCAGTCTGCTTGGACTTTTGCCCAAGAGCGACAGATGGGGACCTTGGAAATAATTTTTCTGACACCAGCGTCAAAAATGGCGTTTTTGCTGGGTCGATCCGCATATGGACTGTTTAGCGGCATGTGGATGTTTGCAGCGTTTTCAACGTTGACCTTTATCTTTATTGCAAATTTAGCCCATATTGCTCCAGGGTATCTACTACTGTCCATTCTGCTGTCCCTCTTCTCGGCCCTCGTGTGGGGCGCATTTCTCAGTGCCATCTCCCTGTTTTCACGCGACTCTGGATTTGTCTACTACGCTTTCGGTGAACCCATGAATCTATTTGGCGGCGTCCGCATCCCGCCGTCTGTCTTTCCCATTTGGGCAAAAGGTCTTGCATTGCTCTTTCCTGTTACTTACAGCTTATTTCTCATCCGCTCTGCCATCAATGGTACGATTACCGCCAATTGGTGGATTGTCATGGCGGCCCTTTTGCTCATTAACGCCGGACTGATTTGGGGTACAAAACTGTTGTTGAAACGCGCCGAACAATACGCCCGAAAACAGGGAAACTGGACCATGTTTTGA
- a CDS encoding ABC transporter ATP-binding protein — protein sequence MIEVNSVTKIYEVKMKAGWLRKRKEQKIAVDNLSMQLRPGEIVGLLGLNGAGKTTTIKMLSTLLAPTSGIITIDGLDSERHRRAIQARVNMIAGGERMLYWRLTGRENLEYFGRLYGLSEAEIAKRIEELLTEVDLLESADIPVEKYSKGMKQRLQIARGLINNPSYLFLDEPTLGLDAPIARQLRKMVKRLATEHGKGILLTSHYLQEVEELCNRVYVINHGQVILSGTPQTVVRNVAGYEVIHLQLSQWSDLMTKNLHHAHQVPFEAIHVQTDEATQQSRLSITTESSDALIPKILRWLAEQDTHIFSLQVEKPTLEDAIIRLSEGGGKDVAILAGIQG from the coding sequence ATGATTGAAGTCAATTCTGTTACGAAGATTTATGAAGTGAAAATGAAAGCTGGCTGGCTGCGCAAACGCAAAGAGCAAAAAATTGCGGTAGACAACTTGTCGATGCAACTACGTCCAGGGGAAATCGTCGGTTTACTCGGCCTCAACGGAGCTGGGAAGACCACCACCATCAAGATGCTCTCCACGCTGCTTGCACCAACCAGCGGGATCATCACCATCGACGGCCTGGACAGTGAGCGTCATCGCCGCGCCATTCAGGCGAGAGTAAACATGATTGCTGGCGGCGAACGTATGCTCTACTGGCGGTTGACAGGCCGAGAGAATCTTGAATACTTTGGACGGCTCTATGGTCTGTCAGAAGCAGAGATTGCGAAGCGCATCGAAGAACTGCTCACCGAGGTGGACCTGTTGGAGTCTGCCGACATTCCCGTCGAAAAGTATTCAAAGGGCATGAAGCAACGGTTGCAAATTGCCCGAGGGCTCATCAACAATCCGTCGTACCTGTTCCTCGATGAGCCGACCCTCGGACTCGATGCGCCGATTGCACGTCAGCTGCGGAAAATGGTAAAGCGACTCGCCACTGAACACGGCAAAGGGATACTGCTCACCAGCCACTATTTACAAGAAGTCGAGGAACTGTGCAATCGCGTCTATGTCATCAATCACGGTCAAGTTATCCTCAGTGGGACGCCACAAACCGTTGTTCGAAACGTAGCGGGCTATGAGGTGATTCATTTGCAACTGAGCCAATGGTCAGACTTGATGACAAAAAACTTGCATCATGCACATCAAGTGCCGTTCGAAGCTATCCATGTCCAGACTGACGAGGCGACGCAGCAAAGTCGTCTGTCCATCACAACGGAATCTTCAGACGCTTTGATACCAAAGATCCTTCGTTGGTTAGCAGAGCAGGATACACATATTTTCTCCCTGCAGGTAGAAAAACCGACTTTGGAAGATGCCATCATCCGATTGTCCGAAGGAGGTGGCAAAGATGTCGCAATTCTGGCAGGCATTCAAGGCTGA
- a CDS encoding TetR family transcriptional regulator — protein MARPLSDDKRNAIISAAIRVISSQGLSASTALIAKEAVVSNGALFTYFETKADLFNRLSIELKENQSAMSSIPMMVPS, from the coding sequence ATGGCGAGACCACTAAGTGACGACAAGCGAAATGCAATTATTTCAGCAGCGATCCGCGTCATCTCATCTCAAGGTTTGAGTGCATCGACGGCTCTGATTGCAAAGGAAGCTGTTGTCTCTAACGGAGCGTTATTCACCTACTTCGAAACCAAAGCAGATTTGTTTAATCGGCTCTCTATAGAGCTTAAGGAGAATCAATCAGCCATGTCATCCATCCCCATGATGGTTCCGAGTTAA
- a CDS encoding LysR family transcriptional regulator, producing MELLQLQYFQVVARLEHMTEAARSLHVTQSSLSKTIQRLEEDLGVPLFDRRGRSLRLNTFGRTFLMRVNKALFELEQGRQEICDLSSPDRGSVELAVNTAGTLPAILKKFRGTQPFVHFHVQMLKVEEMHALLERGEVDFCLSSPPIRGDEIECQVMLLDSILVAVPITHPLCDKRSTTIAELKDETFVGLKRGYPTRDITDRICKSEGFVPKHVYEGDEPARLRALVEAEIGIAFVLESSTWGFREGKMKCIQIEQHDFVREIGLSWHKSRYLSKAAMAFRQIATDYFNS from the coding sequence ATGGAGCTTCTTCAACTGCAGTATTTTCAGGTGGTGGCGAGATTGGAACACATGACGGAGGCCGCCCGCAGTTTGCACGTAACCCAATCCTCGCTCAGCAAAACCATCCAACGGTTGGAGGAGGACTTAGGTGTGCCGCTGTTCGATCGCCGTGGGCGATCACTTCGACTGAATACGTTTGGTCGGACCTTCCTCATGCGTGTCAATAAAGCCCTGTTTGAATTGGAACAGGGTCGACAAGAGATTTGTGACTTGTCGAGTCCTGACCGTGGTTCGGTGGAATTGGCCGTGAACACTGCTGGCACATTACCAGCAATCCTGAAAAAATTCCGAGGTACGCAACCGTTTGTCCATTTTCACGTACAAATGTTGAAGGTCGAGGAGATGCATGCACTCCTTGAAAGAGGTGAGGTGGATTTCTGCTTATCCTCACCACCGATTCGCGGTGACGAAATTGAATGTCAGGTGATGTTACTTGATTCTATCCTCGTGGCGGTTCCGATAACGCACCCTTTGTGCGATAAGCGTAGCACCACGATTGCAGAACTGAAAGATGAAACGTTCGTGGGCTTAAAGCGTGGTTACCCGACTCGCGACATAACCGACCGTATTTGCAAGTCGGAAGGGTTTGTACCCAAACACGTGTACGAAGGTGATGAACCAGCGCGGCTCCGGGCTTTGGTTGAAGCAGAAATCGGCATAGCGTTTGTCCTTGAGTCATCTACATGGGGATTCAGGGAGGGTAAGATGAAATGCATTCAGATTGAGCAGCACGACTTTGTCCGAGAAATCGGGTTATCTTGGCATAAAAGTCGGTACCTATCGAAGGCTGCTATGGCGTTTCGCCAAATCGCAACAGATTACTTCAATAGTTAG
- a CDS encoding alpha/beta fold hydrolase yields the protein MVETHRGSFEVFTRGDGKPLCITHLYSEFNETGDNLAEKFVPERRVFLVNLKEAGNSPQAVSDDELSMKSAVEDLEAIRSALGFDSWDFAGLSTGGMLGLLYVVTRGTSLKSLVVVGSAASREYSSTKECIYHTEHPKFHRMQELIESLKAPDLLSDKRAELTIERTKLSLHIPERYHEYFSGDASKRIAAKRLDYFGAHDHPEFDVRSQLPAVTVPTLIICGRHDVQCPLWCSVEMNELIAGSKLVIFEHSNHYPFLEEAEKFAAEVHTFLSAVH from the coding sequence ATGGTAGAGACACACCGTGGTTCTTTCGAGGTTTTTACGAGAGGTGATGGTAAACCACTTTGCATCACCCATTTATACTCAGAGTTCAACGAGACGGGAGACAACCTCGCTGAAAAGTTTGTGCCCGAACGAAGAGTATTTCTGGTGAACCTCAAAGAGGCAGGAAACTCCCCACAAGCGGTATCGGATGATGAGCTAAGTATGAAGTCAGCCGTCGAGGATTTAGAGGCGATACGGAGCGCACTCGGATTTGACTCGTGGGACTTCGCTGGTCTTTCTACGGGCGGGATGTTAGGACTCCTTTATGTAGTAACTAGGGGAACGTCACTTAAGTCGCTAGTTGTCGTTGGTTCCGCTGCATCCCGAGAGTATAGCTCCACAAAGGAGTGTATTTATCACACTGAGCATCCCAAATTTCACCGGATGCAAGAACTCATCGAATCGCTGAAGGCTCCTGATTTGTTGTCCGACAAGAGAGCAGAACTGACTATCGAGAGAACAAAACTCTCCTTGCATATACCAGAAAGGTACCATGAGTACTTCTCGGGAGACGCAAGTAAACGCATAGCGGCGAAGAGGTTGGACTACTTTGGGGCGCATGATCATCCTGAGTTCGATGTGCGAAGTCAGTTGCCTGCAGTGACTGTTCCGACCCTCATCATATGTGGGCGGCACGACGTTCAATGTCCGTTATGGTGTTCCGTTGAAATGAATGAGCTTATCGCAGGTTCCAAGTTGGTCATTTTCGAACATAGTAATCACTACCCGTTTCTCGAAGAAGCGGAGAAGTTCGCAGCAGAAGTTCACACCTTCTTGAGTGCTGTACATTAG
- a CDS encoding GNAT family N-acetyltransferase codes for MKDEQRLLQAYDRQLRTDAETQNALSVTHLGPLHLATLDGGQGFVTYPHPDDFVATQIPHLVPRVLDYYRQSPIISQVEWKTRGHDRDFGLHQALVGNGFQPDNPESIMIGEAKMLDVRVPLPAGVALRCVTEEADIRAMTAMESLVFRRPQNDMVDALLRRLALGDGMQLWVAEADGEVISAGRLEPVAGTNFAGIWGGATLEAWRGRGIYRALTATRSRAALDLGKTLIYSESTEYSRPILERSGLVKVSTTTPYRWYR; via the coding sequence ATGAAGGATGAACAGAGACTGCTGCAAGCCTACGACCGACAGTTACGCACTGATGCAGAAACCCAAAATGCGTTATCGGTGACCCACCTTGGTCCATTACACTTGGCTACGCTCGATGGCGGTCAAGGGTTCGTGACCTATCCACACCCTGATGACTTCGTGGCGACGCAAATTCCCCATTTGGTACCACGAGTTCTCGATTACTACCGTCAGAGCCCAATTATCAGCCAGGTCGAGTGGAAGACGCGCGGTCATGACCGTGACTTCGGACTCCATCAAGCATTGGTGGGAAACGGCTTCCAGCCAGATAATCCCGAGTCAATCATGATTGGAGAAGCCAAAATGTTGGACGTCCGTGTGCCGCTGCCTGCTGGGGTGGCACTGCGCTGTGTGACTGAAGAAGCAGATATTCGTGCTATGACGGCGATGGAGTCGCTCGTTTTCCGAAGGCCCCAGAACGATATGGTGGATGCTCTACTACGTCGACTAGCGCTTGGCGACGGAATGCAACTATGGGTAGCGGAGGCAGATGGAGAGGTCATTAGTGCAGGTCGCTTGGAACCAGTCGCTGGAACGAACTTCGCTGGTATCTGGGGCGGAGCCACACTTGAAGCTTGGCGTGGTCGAGGTATCTACCGAGCGCTCACCGCAACTCGGTCCCGTGCTGCACTAGACTTGGGCAAAACACTTATTTACAGTGAATCTACTGAATACTCACGCCCAATCTTAGAACGTTCCGGACTCGTTAAGGTCTCCACAACAACCCCATACCGTTGGTACCGCTAG